One Rissa tridactyla isolate bRisTri1 chromosome 4, bRisTri1.patW.cur.20221130, whole genome shotgun sequence DNA window includes the following coding sequences:
- the LOC128909247 gene encoding uncharacterized protein LOC128909247, which translates to MYWLKRPHQCEAAAAAAAAAGGAGLRRGATGWDPAAPPRRPAGPEEEEEEEEEEEEEGPAAGSDLSELSDAEPLSEPEGAGGGARTPPAAAGKRGPPCCSSEDSEINITSEEEEEEEEEGSERAGWASGTACYICGSPLSPATQHRVHVQKQEKTSPAPFFPFLWLHSPPPGAQPLSPAGSTLVCPCCFASLMQQWQSFELANVPVLQRLYVVPLNAGAMPAKGRRGLKEDGVGAPPAPEACYLCGEECGKEARPVAAKITNGNAKSTMHFPFLSLLPCPPSAKGLNKHWEVSSCRKCFGVLQDLWAMYRACHNEELITSVQSFLGRYHQVFSAGDSSGLAGHPAVKPGPTSVCYICGAELAAGKEFQLNVNPPGRFGEKEPFFPFLTVYPPAPRARPADSTGLVATCVLCYHDLLGQWLQHEGRNSHHPSSAWSRQYKVETFVCFFCRQEKKRCLGLKAVQVARLPVFLYTLRVANSLLVDDGKQLTIGACAECGAVVLAGKSMTPPELLVAAPPALLPKVRRLARTLSLPSQHFPAPIEEEEEEEEVER; encoded by the coding sequence ATGTACTGGCTCAAACGGCCCCATCAgtgcgaggcggcggcggcggcggcggcggcggcggggggagccgggctgcggcggggggcgACGGGCTGGgaccccgccgcgccgccgcgccgccccgccggcccggaggaggaggaggaggaggaggaagaggaggaggaggaagggccgGCAGCCGGCTCCGACCTCTCCGAGCTCTCCGACGCCGAACCCCTTTCCGAGCCcgagggggcgggcggcggggcgcggacccccccggcggcggcgggcaagCGGGGGCCGCCCTGCTGCTCCTCGGAGGACAGCGAGATCAACATCaccagcgaggaggaggaggaggaggaggaggaaggcagcgaGCGGGCCGGTTGGGCGTCGGGCACCGCCTGCTACATCTGCGGCAGCCCCTTGTCACCCGCCACCCAGCACCGCGTCCACGTCCAGAAGCAGGAGAAGACCTCGCCGGcacccttcttccccttcctctggcTGCACAGCCCTCCGCCGGGCGCCCAGCCCCTCTCGCCCGCCGGCAGCACCCTGGTGTGTCCCTGCTGCTTCGCCTCCCTCATGCAGCAGTGGCAAAGCTTCGAGCTGGCCAACGTGCCCGTGCTGCAGCGGCTCTACGTGGTGCCCCTCAACGCCGGTGCCATGCCCGCCAAGGGACGGCgagggctgaaggaggatggggtgggcgccccgccggcccccgagGCTTGCTACCTCTGCGGGGAGGAGTGCGGCAAGGAGGCGAGACCGGTGGCGGCCAAGATCACCAACGGCAATGCGAAGAGCACCATGCATTTTCCCTTCCTCAGCCTCCTGCCGTGCCCGCCCAGTGCCAAGGGGCTGAACAAGCACTGGGAGGTGAGTAGCTGCCGCAAGTGCTTCGGGGTCCTGCAGGACCTGTGGGCCATGTACAGGGCCTGCCACAACGAGGAGCTCATCACCTCGGTCCAGAGCTTCCTGGGGAGGTACCACCAGGTCTTCTCCGCCGGTGACTCCAGCGGCCTGGCCGGCCACCCCGCAGTCAAGCCTGGTCCCACCTCCGTCTGCTACATCTGCGGGGCCGAGCTGGCAGCCGGCAAAGAGTTCCAGCTCAACGTCAACCCGCCGGGACGATTTGGGGAGAAGgagcccttttttcccttcctgacgGTCTACCCACCTGCCCCACGGGCCAGACCGGCCGACTCGACCGGGCTGGTGGCCACCTGCGTCCTCTGCTACCATGACCTGCTGGGGCAGTGGCTGCAGCACGAGGGCAGGaactcccaccaccccagcagcgCCTGGTCCCGGCAATACAAAGTGGAGACCTTCGTCTGCTTCTTCTGCCGGCAGGAGAAGAAGCGATGCCTTGGATTAAAAGCGGTTCAAGTGGCCAGGCTCCCCGTCTTCCTCTACACCCTCCGCGTGGCCAACAGCTTGCTGGTGGATGACGGGAAGCAGCTGACCATCGGCGCTTGTGCCGAGTGCGGTGCCGTGGTCCTGGCTGGCAAGAGCATGACCCCGCCGGAGCTGCTGGTGGCGGCACCCCCGGCTCTCCTCCCCAAGGTAAGGCGGTTGGCCCGGACCctgtccctcccctcccagcatttcccagctcccatcgaggaggaggaggaggaggaggaggtggagcgGTGA